Proteins from one Pseudomonas sp. KBS0710 genomic window:
- a CDS encoding DNA-3-methyladenine glycosylase I: MPRCFWCSEDPLYMAYHDQEWGTPLRDAQGLFELLLLEGFQAGLSWITVLRKREHYRKVLFGFDAQRLALLTDEEIEALMLDPGIVRNRLKLNATRRNAAAWLALEDPVGWLWSFVGGVPKVNHFTDRSQVPAITPEAEAMSKALKKAGFTFVGPTICYAFMQASGMVMDHTQDCDRYADLANAG; the protein is encoded by the coding sequence ATGCCACGCTGCTTTTGGTGTTCTGAAGATCCGCTGTACATGGCTTATCACGATCAGGAGTGGGGAACGCCGCTGCGCGATGCGCAGGGCTTGTTCGAGTTGCTTTTGCTCGAAGGGTTCCAGGCGGGCCTGTCCTGGATCACCGTTTTACGCAAACGCGAGCATTATCGAAAGGTCTTGTTCGGCTTTGATGCGCAGCGTTTGGCGCTGTTGACCGATGAAGAGATCGAAGCGCTGATGCTCGACCCGGGCATCGTGCGCAATCGCCTCAAGCTCAACGCCACTCGCCGCAATGCCGCCGCCTGGCTGGCGCTGGAGGATCCGGTGGGCTGGCTCTGGTCATTTGTCGGCGGCGTGCCCAAGGTCAACCACTTCACCGATCGCAGCCAAGTCCCGGCCATTACGCCCGAGGCCGAAGCCATGAGCAAAGCGTTGAAAAAGGCCGGTTTCACCTTCGTCGGCCCGACCATCTGTTACGCGTTCATGCAGGCTTCGGGCATGGTCATGGACCACACTCAGGACTGCGACCGTTACGCGGACTTGGCCAACGCCGGTTAG
- a CDS encoding 1-acyl-sn-glycerol-3-phosphate acyltransferase, with protein MSILQAIRTFFFYLLLGTSSFLWCTLSFFIAPFLPFKARYRFINVYWCRCALWLTKVFLGIRFEVKGAENVPDQPCVILSNHQSTWETFFLSAYFSPLSQVLKRELLYVPFFGWAMAMLRPIAIDRDNPKAALKHVAKKGDELLKDGVWVLIFPEGTRVPYGTVGKFSRGGTALAVNAHLPVLPIAHNAGKFWPKTGWAKREGTITVIIGEPMYAEGEGPRAIAALNDRAQAWNEAQQRAMGSLPPEPVVIETPVI; from the coding sequence ATGTCGATTTTGCAGGCCATCAGAACCTTCTTCTTTTACCTGCTGCTGGGCACCAGTTCGTTTCTGTGGTGCACCCTGAGCTTTTTTATCGCGCCGTTCCTGCCATTCAAAGCGCGCTATCGCTTTATCAACGTCTATTGGTGCCGCTGTGCGTTGTGGCTGACCAAGGTATTCCTGGGCATCCGTTTCGAGGTCAAGGGCGCTGAAAACGTCCCTGACCAGCCCTGCGTGATTCTGTCGAATCACCAGAGCACGTGGGAAACGTTCTTCCTGTCGGCGTACTTCTCGCCGCTGAGTCAGGTGCTTAAGCGTGAGCTGCTGTACGTGCCGTTCTTCGGCTGGGCAATGGCCATGCTGCGGCCGATCGCCATTGACCGTGACAACCCCAAGGCGGCGCTCAAGCACGTGGCCAAGAAAGGTGACGAACTGCTCAAGGATGGCGTTTGGGTGCTGATCTTCCCGGAAGGTACGCGTGTGCCGTATGGCACCGTGGGCAAGTTCTCGCGTGGCGGTACTGCATTGGCGGTCAACGCCCATCTGCCCGTGCTGCCGATTGCGCATAACGCCGGCAAGTTCTGGCCGAAGACCGGTTGGGCCAAACGCGAAGGCACAATCACCGTGATCATTGGCGAGCCCATGTACGCCGAAGGTGAAGGACCACGTGCCATTGCCGCACTCAATGACCGCGCACAGGCGTGGAATGAAGCGCAGCAACGGGCCATGGGTTCGCTGCCGCCTGAGCCCGTTGTAATCGAGACACCGGTGATTTAG
- the glyQ gene encoding glycine--tRNA ligase subunit alpha: MSQPTPAVRTFQDLILALQQYWAEQGCVVLQPYDMEVGAGTFHTATFLRAIGPETWNAAYVQPSRRPTDGRYGENPNRLQHYYQFQVVLKPNPDNFQELYLGSLKHVGLDPLVHDIRFVEDNWESPTLGAWGLGWEVWLNGMEVTQFTYFQQAGGIECYPVTGEITYGLERLAMYLQGVDSVYDLVWADGPFGKVTYGDVFHQNEVEQSTYNFEHANVDKLFELFDFYESEAKRLIELDQPLPLPSYEMVLKASHTFNLLDARRAISVTARQQYILRVRTLARSVAQAYLLARAKLGFPMATPDLRDEVLAKLEAAQ; the protein is encoded by the coding sequence GTGAGCCAGCCTACGCCAGCCGTGCGTACCTTCCAAGACTTGATCCTCGCCCTCCAGCAATACTGGGCCGAGCAAGGTTGTGTGGTACTTCAGCCCTACGATATGGAAGTAGGCGCCGGCACTTTCCACACCGCAACATTCCTGCGGGCCATCGGCCCGGAAACCTGGAACGCCGCTTATGTGCAGCCCAGTCGTCGCCCGACTGACGGCCGCTACGGCGAAAACCCGAACCGTCTGCAGCACTACTACCAGTTCCAGGTGGTACTGAAGCCCAACCCGGACAACTTCCAGGAACTGTATCTGGGCTCGCTGAAGCATGTCGGCCTGGACCCACTGGTGCACGACATCCGTTTCGTCGAAGACAACTGGGAGTCGCCAACCCTGGGCGCCTGGGGCCTGGGCTGGGAAGTCTGGCTAAACGGCATGGAAGTGACACAGTTCACGTACTTCCAGCAAGCCGGTGGCATCGAGTGCTACCCGGTAACCGGCGAAATCACCTACGGTCTCGAGCGCCTGGCCATGTACCTGCAAGGCGTGGATTCGGTCTACGACCTGGTGTGGGCTGACGGCCCGTTCGGCAAAGTCACCTACGGCGACGTGTTCCACCAGAACGAAGTGGAGCAGTCCACTTACAACTTCGAACACGCCAACGTCGACAAGCTGTTCGAACTGTTCGACTTCTATGAAAGCGAAGCCAAGCGCCTGATCGAACTCGACCAGCCGCTGCCGTTGCCGAGCTATGAAATGGTGTTGAAGGCGTCCCATACCTTCAACCTGCTGGACGCCCGCCGTGCCATCTCGGTGACCGCGCGCCAGCAATACATCCTGCGTGTACGCACCCTGGCGCGTTCCGTCGCCCAAGCCTACCTGTTGGCTCGCGCCAAGCTGGGCTTCCCGATGGCAACCCCGGACCTGCGTGATGAAGTGTTGGCTAAGCTGGAGGCTGCACAATGA
- the rsmB gene encoding 16S rRNA (cytosine(967)-C(5))-methyltransferase RsmB yields MNPRLAAAKALAAVLNGKASLNSSLPTQMDKVEDRDRGFTQDLAFGTARWQPRLSALAAKLLQKPFKAADADVEALLLVGLYQLLYTRVPAHAAIGETVGCADKLKKPWAKALLNAVLRRAQRESEALLAELEHDPVVRTAHPRWLQKSLKAFWPEQWEAICAANNAHPPMILRVNRRHHSRDAYLQLLADAGISATPCVYSVDGIVLEVATDVRSLPGFAEGWISVQDEAAQLAADLLDLAPGQRVLDACCAPGGKTCHILEVEKDLAGVVAVDLEAKRLVRVRENLARLGLSAELIAADGRDTATWWDGKPFQRILLDAPCSATGVIRRHPDIKLTRQPDDIAALAVLQGELLDALWPTLEVGGILLYATCSTLPTENTEVIQAFLARTSGARELDLATAAGIKQPHGRQLLAQEGGHDGFYYAKLIKIAAARG; encoded by the coding sequence ATGAACCCGCGTCTGGCCGCCGCCAAGGCTCTCGCTGCCGTACTCAACGGCAAGGCTTCGCTGAACAGTTCGCTGCCTACACAAATGGACAAGGTTGAAGACCGTGATCGCGGTTTCACCCAGGACCTGGCCTTTGGCACCGCCCGCTGGCAGCCGCGTTTGTCGGCGCTGGCGGCCAAGCTGCTGCAAAAGCCGTTCAAGGCCGCCGATGCCGATGTAGAGGCGTTGCTGTTGGTGGGCCTTTATCAACTGCTCTACACCCGCGTGCCCGCGCATGCAGCCATCGGTGAAACCGTTGGTTGCGCCGACAAGCTGAAAAAGCCGTGGGCCAAGGCCCTGCTCAATGCCGTACTGCGTCGCGCCCAGCGCGAGAGCGAAGCGCTGCTGGCCGAGCTGGAACATGACCCCGTGGTGCGTACCGCGCACCCGCGCTGGCTGCAAAAATCCCTGAAAGCCTTCTGGCCCGAGCAATGGGAAGCCATTTGCGCCGCCAACAATGCGCACCCGCCGATGATTTTGCGGGTCAACCGTCGCCATCACAGCCGTGACGCCTACCTGCAATTGCTGGCCGATGCCGGCATCAGCGCCACGCCGTGCGTGTACAGCGTCGACGGCATCGTGCTGGAAGTGGCCACCGACGTGCGCAGCCTGCCGGGTTTTGCCGAAGGCTGGATCAGCGTGCAGGACGAGGCCGCACAACTGGCCGCCGACCTGCTCGACCTGGCCCCAGGCCAACGCGTGCTGGACGCCTGCTGCGCGCCGGGCGGTAAGACGTGTCACATTCTGGAAGTCGAAAAAGACCTGGCCGGTGTAGTCGCCGTCGACCTGGAGGCCAAGCGCCTGGTGCGTGTGCGTGAAAACCTTGCACGCCTGGGCCTGAGCGCCGAGCTGATCGCCGCCGACGGCCGCGACACCGCCACGTGGTGGGACGGCAAACCGTTCCAGCGCATCTTGCTCGACGCGCCATGTTCCGCCACGGGTGTGATCCGCCGTCACCCGGATATCAAGCTCACCCGCCAACCTGACGACATCGCCGCCCTGGCCGTGCTGCAAGGCGAGCTGCTCGACGCGTTGTGGCCAACCCTGGAGGTCGGCGGCATCCTGCTTTACGCCACTTGCTCGACCTTGCCCACCGAGAACACCGAGGTGATCCAAGCCTTCCTCGCCCGCACCAGTGGCGCGCGGGAACTGGACCTCGCCACAGCGGCCGGTATCAAGCAACCTCACGGCCGCCAATTGCTCGCGCAGGAAGGCGGACACGATGGCTTCTACTACGCCAAACTGATCAAGATTGCTGCCGCGCGCGGCTAA
- a CDS encoding lipopolysaccharide assembly protein LapB: MLESLEKMLAKGVDNSLLRFGLGKGYLDLKDNAKAAEHLQKCVEFDPKYSAAWKLLGKAQQGQGDNAAARLAWEKGIEAALAHGDKQAEKEMTVFLKKLDRQA, encoded by the coding sequence ATGCTCGAATCCCTGGAAAAAATGCTCGCCAAGGGTGTGGATAATTCATTGCTGCGCTTTGGCTTGGGCAAGGGTTATCTGGACTTGAAGGACAACGCCAAGGCGGCCGAGCATTTGCAGAAATGCGTCGAGTTCGACCCAAAGTATTCGGCGGCGTGGAAGCTGTTGGGCAAGGCTCAGCAAGGGCAGGGTGATAACGCTGCAGCACGGTTAGCTTGGGAAAAGGGCATAGAAGCAGCCCTGGCACATGGCGACAAACAGGCCGAAAAAGAGATGACAGTGTTTCTGAAGAAACTCGACCGCCAGGCCTGA
- the glyS gene encoding glycine--tRNA ligase subunit beta, with the protein MSAQDFLVELGTEELPPKALNTLAEAFLAGIEKGLHTAGLKFAAKKVYAAPRRLAVLLTALETQQPDRSINLDGPPRQAAFDAEGNPTQAALGFAKKCGVELSEIDQSGPKLRFSQVITGKPTASLLPTIVEDSLNDLPIPKRMRWGARKEEFVRPTQWLVMLLGDQVIDCTILAQTAGRDSRGHRFHHPEAVRITSPANYAADLRAAYVLADANERRELISKRTEELARLQEGTAIVPPSLLDEVTALVEWPVPLVCSFEERFLDVPQEALITTMQDNQKYFCLLDVDGKLLPRFITVANIESKDPQQIIAGNEKVVRPRLTDAEFFFKQDKKQKLEDFNLRLQNVVFQEKLGSVYDKAVRVSKLAAYIAPRIGGDAAWAARAGLLSKCDLATEMVGEFPEMQGVAGYYYALNDGEPDDVALALNEQYMPRGAGAELPSTLTGAAVAIADKLDTLVGIFGIGMLPTGSKDPYALRRAALGVLRILIDKKLDLDLTQAVVFAVGQFGTKVKQAGLAEQVLEFVFDRLRARYEDEGVDVSVYLSVRALQPGSALDFDQRVQAVQAFRKLPEADALAAVNKRVSNLLSKADNLGNAEVDPGLFADAKEFSLNSAIAKAENAVKPLLAERNYAEALARLATLREPVDAFFEAVMINAEDAGVRKNRYAMLARLRGLFINIADISVLG; encoded by the coding sequence ATGAGTGCTCAAGATTTCCTGGTTGAACTGGGCACCGAAGAGCTGCCACCCAAGGCACTCAACACCCTGGCGGAGGCGTTCCTGGCCGGTATCGAAAAAGGCCTGCACACCGCCGGCCTGAAATTCGCTGCGAAAAAAGTCTACGCCGCGCCACGTCGCCTGGCGGTGTTGCTGACCGCGCTGGAAACCCAGCAGCCGGACCGCAGCATCAACCTCGACGGCCCACCGCGTCAGGCGGCTTTCGACGCTGAAGGCAATCCGACTCAAGCCGCCCTTGGTTTTGCCAAGAAGTGTGGCGTCGAGCTGAGCGAGATCGACCAGAGCGGCCCGAAACTGCGCTTCAGCCAAGTCATCACCGGCAAGCCAACGGCGAGCCTGTTGCCGACCATCGTTGAAGACTCCCTGAACGACTTGCCGATCCCCAAGCGCATGCGTTGGGGTGCGCGCAAGGAAGAGTTCGTGCGCCCAACTCAGTGGCTGGTGATGTTGCTCGGTGACCAAGTCATCGATTGCACCATCCTCGCCCAGACGGCTGGTCGTGATTCCCGTGGTCACCGCTTCCACCATCCAGAAGCCGTGCGCATCACCTCGCCGGCCAACTATGCCGCCGACCTGCGTGCCGCTTATGTGTTGGCCGATGCCAATGAGCGTCGCGAGCTGATCAGCAAGCGCACCGAAGAGCTGGCCCGCCTGCAGGAAGGCACCGCCATCGTGCCGCCAAGCCTGCTCGACGAAGTGACCGCGCTGGTTGAATGGCCGGTGCCGCTGGTGTGCTCGTTCGAGGAGCGTTTCCTTGACGTGCCGCAAGAAGCGCTGATCACCACCATGCAGGACAACCAGAAGTATTTCTGCCTGCTGGACGTGGACGGTAAGTTGCTGCCGCGCTTTATCACCGTGGCCAACATAGAGAGCAAGGACCCGCAGCAGATCATCGCCGGTAACGAGAAAGTCGTTCGCCCGCGCCTGACCGACGCCGAGTTCTTCTTCAAGCAAGACAAGAAGCAGAAGCTCGAAGACTTCAACCTGCGCCTGCAGAACGTGGTGTTCCAGGAAAAACTCGGCAGCGTCTACGACAAGGCCGTGCGCGTTTCCAAGCTGGCCGCCTACATTGCCCCGCGCATTGGCGGCGACGCTGCCTGGGCAGCCCGCGCTGGCTTGCTGTCCAAGTGCGACCTGGCCACCGAAATGGTCGGCGAGTTCCCGGAGATGCAAGGCGTTGCCGGTTACTACTACGCCCTCAACGACGGCGAGCCGGACGATGTGGCCCTGGCACTGAACGAGCAGTACATGCCGCGCGGCGCTGGCGCTGAGCTGCCAAGCACCCTGACCGGTGCGGCCGTGGCCATCGCAGACAAGCTGGACACCCTCGTCGGTATCTTCGGTATCGGCATGTTGCCTACCGGCAGCAAAGACCCGTATGCCCTGCGCCGTGCGGCCCTGGGCGTGCTGCGTATCCTGATCGACAAAAAGCTCGACCTCGACCTGACCCAGGCTGTGGTGTTTGCAGTCGGCCAGTTTGGCACCAAGGTCAAGCAAGCCGGCTTGGCCGAGCAAGTGCTGGAATTTGTGTTCGACCGCCTGCGTGCGCGTTATGAAGACGAAGGCGTGGACGTTTCCGTCTACCTGTCGGTACGTGCCCTGCAACCGGGGTCGGCGCTGGACTTCGATCAGCGCGTACAGGCCGTACAAGCCTTCCGCAAGCTGCCGGAAGCCGACGCCCTGGCCGCCGTGAACAAGCGTGTGTCGAACCTGCTGAGCAAGGCCGACAACCTCGGCAATGCCGAAGTCGACCCTGGCCTGTTTGCCGATGCCAAGGAGTTCTCGTTGAACTCGGCCATCGCCAAAGCGGAAAACGCCGTGAAGCCGCTGCTCGCCGAACGCAACTACGCCGAAGCCCTGGCGCGCCTGGCCACCTTGCGTGAGCCGGTGGATGCGTTCTTTGAAGCGGTGATGATCAATGCCGAAGATGCCGGCGTGCGGAAAAACCGCTACGCCATGCTGGCGCGCCTGCGCGGCTTGTTCATCAATATCGCTGACATTTCCGTGCTGGGCTGA
- the gmhB gene encoding D-glycero-beta-D-manno-heptose 1,7-bisphosphate 7-phosphatase, with product MLKLLILDRDGVINYDSDAYIKSVAEWIPLPGSIEAIAQLSKAGWTVAIATNQSGIARGYYDIATLDAMHARLRTLVSEQGGEVGLVVYCPHGPDEGCECRKPKPGMLKTIAEHYKVPLAGLWFVGDSLGDLEAAKAVDSQPVLVKTGKGEKTQAKDLPVGTLIFDDLAAVAAELINN from the coding sequence ATGTTGAAACTGCTGATTCTCGATCGGGACGGGGTGATCAACTACGACTCCGACGCTTACATCAAGTCGGTGGCGGAATGGATCCCGCTGCCCGGCTCGATCGAGGCCATCGCGCAGTTGAGCAAAGCCGGCTGGACGGTGGCCATCGCCACCAACCAGTCCGGCATCGCCCGCGGTTACTACGACATCGCCACCCTGGACGCCATGCACGCGCGTTTGCGCACGCTGGTGTCCGAGCAGGGCGGTGAGGTGGGGCTGGTGGTGTACTGCCCCCACGGGCCGGATGAGGGCTGCGAGTGCCGCAAACCCAAGCCTGGCATGTTGAAAACTATTGCAGAACATTACAAGGTGCCACTGGCTGGGCTATGGTTCGTCGGGGACAGCCTCGGTGACCTGGAGGCGGCCAAAGCCGTCGACTCTCAGCCAGTTTTGGTTAAGACCGGGAAAGGCGAAAAGACCCAGGCGAAAGACCTGCCGGTAGGCACTTTGATTTTTGACGATCTGGCGGCGGTTGCCGCAGAACTTATTAACAACTAG
- a CDS encoding lysophospholipid acyltransferase yields the protein MEKFKGALLVGALRLFALLPWRAVQAVGTAIGWLMWKTPNRSRDTVRINLSKCFPDMDPPARERLVGQSLMDIGKSLTESACAWIWPAQRSIDLVREVEGLEVLHEALASGKGVVGITSHLGNWEVLNHFYCNQCKPIIFYRPPKLKAVDELLQKQRVQLGNRVAASTKEGILSVIKEVRKGGQVGIPADPEPAESAGIFVPFFATQALTSKFVPNMLAGHKAVGVFLHALRLPDGSGYKVILEAAPEDMYSTDTATSCAAMSKVVERYVGAYPSQYMWSMKRFKKRPPGEARWY from the coding sequence GTGGAAAAGTTTAAAGGCGCCTTGCTGGTAGGCGCTCTCCGGTTGTTTGCCCTGCTGCCTTGGCGCGCTGTCCAGGCCGTAGGCACGGCGATTGGCTGGCTCATGTGGAAAACCCCCAACCGCTCGCGCGACACGGTGCGGATCAACCTCTCCAAATGCTTCCCGGACATGGACCCGCCCGCCCGCGAGCGTCTGGTGGGCCAAAGCCTGATGGATATCGGCAAGTCGTTGACCGAAAGCGCCTGCGCCTGGATATGGCCGGCGCAGCGCTCCATCGACCTGGTGCGCGAAGTCGAAGGCCTGGAAGTGCTGCATGAGGCGTTGGCCTCGGGCAAAGGCGTGGTCGGCATCACCAGTCACCTGGGCAACTGGGAGGTGTTGAACCACTTCTATTGCAACCAGTGCAAACCGATCATTTTCTACCGCCCGCCCAAGCTCAAGGCGGTGGATGAGTTACTGCAAAAACAGCGCGTGCAACTGGGTAACCGTGTGGCGGCTTCCACCAAGGAAGGCATTCTCAGCGTGATCAAGGAAGTGCGCAAAGGCGGCCAGGTGGGCATTCCCGCTGACCCGGAGCCGGCGGAATCTGCGGGCATCTTCGTGCCGTTTTTCGCCACCCAGGCGCTGACCAGCAAGTTTGTGCCGAACATGCTGGCAGGCCATAAAGCCGTCGGCGTGTTCCTGCATGCCCTGCGGCTGCCGGACGGTTCGGGTTACAAAGTGATTCTGGAAGCGGCGCCGGAAGATATGTACAGCACCGACACCGCCACCTCCTGCGCGGCGATGAGCAAGGTGGTGGAGCGTTATGTCGGGGCCTACCCGAGCCAGTACATGTGGAGCATGAAGCGCTTCAAGAAACGCCCGCCGGGTGAGGCGCGCTGGTACTGA
- the trkA gene encoding Trk system potassium transporter TrkA — translation MKIIILGAGQVGGTLAEHLASEANDITVVDTDSERLRNLGDRLDIRTVQGRASFPTVLRQAGADDADMLVAVTNSDETNMVACQVAHTLFHTPTKIARVREAAYLTRAGLFDNDAIPVDVLISPEQVVTHYIKRLIEIPGALQVIDFAEGKAQLVAVKAYYGGPLVGQQLRQLREHMPNVETRVAAIFRRDRPILPQGDTVIEADDEVFFIAAKANIRAVMSEMRRLDESYKRIVIAGGGQIGERLAEAIESRYQVKIIEMNPARCRHLSDTLDSTVVLQGSASDRDLLMEENIADADIFLALTNDDEANIMSSLLAKRLGAKKVMTIINNPAYVDLIQGGDIDIAISPQLATIGTLLAHVRRGDIVSVHSLRRGAAEAIEAIAHGDSKSSKVIGKAIRDIGLPPGTTIGAIIRDEEVIIAHDDTVIATGDHVILFLVDKKHIRDVEKLFHVGLSFF, via the coding sequence ATGAAGATCATCATCCTTGGTGCAGGGCAGGTCGGCGGCACGCTGGCCGAGCATTTGGCCAGCGAAGCCAACGACATTACCGTGGTCGACACCGACAGCGAGCGCCTGCGCAACCTCGGCGACCGCCTGGACATCCGCACTGTGCAAGGCCGCGCGTCATTCCCGACGGTGCTGCGCCAGGCCGGTGCCGACGATGCCGATATGCTGGTGGCGGTGACCAACAGTGACGAGACCAATATGGTCGCCTGCCAGGTCGCCCATACCCTGTTCCACACGCCCACCAAGATCGCCCGCGTGCGCGAAGCCGCCTACCTGACCCGCGCCGGTCTGTTCGACAACGATGCGATTCCGGTGGACGTGCTGATCAGCCCCGAACAGGTGGTGACTCATTACATCAAGCGCCTGATCGAAATTCCCGGTGCCTTGCAGGTGATCGACTTCGCCGAAGGCAAGGCGCAACTGGTGGCGGTGAAGGCTTATTACGGCGGGCCGCTGGTGGGCCAGCAACTGCGCCAGTTGCGTGAACACATGCCGAATGTGGAGACCCGTGTGGCGGCGATTTTCCGTCGCGACCGGCCGATCCTGCCCCAGGGCGATACAGTGATCGAAGCGGACGACGAAGTATTCTTCATCGCTGCCAAAGCGAATATTCGCGCGGTGATGAGCGAAATGCGTCGGCTCGATGAGAGCTACAAACGCATCGTCATCGCTGGCGGCGGGCAGATCGGCGAGCGCCTGGCCGAAGCCATCGAGAGCCGCTATCAGGTGAAGATCATCGAGATGAACCCGGCACGCTGCCGACATTTGTCCGACACCCTCGACAGCACCGTGGTCTTGCAAGGCAGCGCCTCGGACCGCGACCTGCTGATGGAAGAAAACATCGCCGACGCCGATATCTTCCTGGCCCTGACCAACGACGACGAGGCCAACATCATGTCCTCGTTGCTGGCCAAACGGCTGGGGGCGAAGAAGGTGATGACCATCATCAACAACCCGGCCTATGTCGACCTGATCCAGGGCGGTGATATCGACATCGCCATCAGCCCGCAACTGGCGACCATTGGCACCTTGCTGGCCCACGTGCGCCGTGGCGATATCGTCAGCGTGCACTCCCTGCGCCGAGGCGCGGCGGAAGCCATCGAGGCGATTGCCCATGGTGATTCGAAGTCGAGCAAGGTGATCGGCAAGGCCATCCGCGATATCGGCCTGCCGCCGGGCACCACCATTGGTGCAATCATTCGTGATGAAGAGGTAATCATCGCCCACGACGATACGGTGATCGCCACGGGTGACCATGTGATCTTGTTCCTTGTGGATAAGAAACATATTCGCGATGTGGAGAAACTGTTCCACGTGGGGCTGAGCTTTTTCTAG